One window of the Rhodothermales bacterium genome contains the following:
- a CDS encoding P1 family peptidase, whose translation MRILVLTCLLSTALCAQAQVTVSWENGSRSAAEERPRARDLGVAPGVLAPGLWNAITDVDGVLVGHVTLMQGDSVRTGVTAIRPHGGNVYADKVPAGFVAHNAFGKFAGSTQIVELGEIETPIVLTNTLSVPEGAAGAVEWTLRQAGNEGARSVNAVVGETNDGFLNHIRARVVTPAHVGLAIDTAESGPVEEGSVGAGTGTISFGWKGGIGTSSRVMPERLGGYTVGVLAQTNYGGILSVDGVPVGEELGQYYLRSVVDNGDADGSVILVVATDAPLSDRNLERLARRALMAIARTGSPATNGSGDYAVAFSTAESVRRTPERRAGLAAMAMLPNDRMSPLFQAAVESAEEAILNALFKATTVTGHRGTVEAIDIDAVREVLRKYGRE comes from the coding sequence ATGAGAATACTAGTGCTGACTTGCCTGCTCTCGACAGCCCTGTGCGCGCAGGCTCAGGTAACGGTTTCGTGGGAAAACGGGTCCCGTTCGGCGGCCGAGGAGCGGCCGCGGGCGCGCGATCTCGGAGTCGCCCCAGGGGTGCTGGCTCCGGGGCTCTGGAACGCCATTACTGACGTGGATGGGGTGCTTGTTGGCCACGTCACCTTGATGCAGGGAGACTCGGTGCGGACCGGTGTGACCGCCATCCGCCCACACGGCGGCAACGTGTATGCAGACAAGGTGCCGGCGGGCTTCGTAGCGCACAATGCATTCGGCAAGTTCGCGGGCTCTACCCAGATCGTCGAGCTCGGGGAGATTGAGACGCCCATCGTTCTCACCAACACGCTGTCCGTGCCGGAGGGCGCAGCCGGAGCCGTGGAGTGGACGCTGCGTCAGGCGGGCAACGAGGGCGCGCGTAGTGTGAATGCCGTCGTCGGGGAGACCAATGACGGATTCCTGAACCACATTCGGGCCCGCGTCGTGACTCCGGCGCACGTGGGGTTGGCGATAGACACGGCCGAAAGCGGACCGGTGGAAGAGGGCTCAGTCGGGGCCGGCACAGGCACCATCAGCTTCGGCTGGAAGGGGGGCATTGGGACGAGCTCCCGCGTGATGCCGGAGCGACTGGGTGGCTATACCGTCGGCGTGCTCGCGCAAACCAACTATGGAGGCATTCTCTCGGTCGATGGGGTCCCTGTCGGTGAGGAGCTCGGGCAATACTATTTGCGCAGCGTGGTGGACAACGGAGATGCGGACGGCTCGGTGATTCTCGTGGTGGCGACTGATGCTCCGCTGTCGGACCGGAATCTGGAGCGTCTGGCGCGGCGCGCGTTAATGGCCATCGCCAGGACAGGCAGCCCGGCAACAAACGGCAGCGGCGACTACGCAGTGGCCTTTTCTACGGCGGAATCGGTGCGTCGCACGCCGGAGCGCCGCGCGGGTCTGGCTGCAATGGCGATGCTGCCGAATGACCGCATGAGCCCACTCTTTCAGGCTGCCGTAGAGTCGGCGGAGGAGGCGATTCTGAACGCGTTGTTCAAGGCGACTACGGTGACCGGGCACCGCGGAACGGTGGAGGCGATCGATATCGACGCCGTGCGGGAGGTGCTGAGGAAGTACGGGCGGGAGTGA
- a CDS encoding aspartate/glutamate racemase family protein: protein MGPHAGIHLATCIVDQTIAQGDFDHLSVVLVSRPGEIPDRSAFLANASEASPSGPILSVAQQLRDVGASLVGMPCNTAHAPPILSGVLAGLDPDITFLHLIEETARFCGEAAPGATRIGVLATTGTYATGLYQDALSQAGLTAIIPDPAIQRDVVQKALYDREFGIKSQSNPVTEDAIELLAHATEHLIEGGAQAVILGCTEIPLAIQTRTFAGLPVVDSTIALARALIRESDPARLKPWT, encoded by the coding sequence ATGGGTCCCCACGCGGGCATCCACCTGGCCACCTGTATTGTGGACCAGACCATCGCCCAGGGGGACTTTGATCACCTGAGCGTCGTGCTTGTCTCGCGTCCCGGCGAAATTCCGGACCGCAGCGCATTCCTGGCGAACGCCTCGGAGGCCAGCCCGAGCGGGCCCATCCTCTCCGTCGCACAGCAACTGCGCGATGTGGGGGCCTCGCTGGTAGGCATGCCCTGCAATACCGCGCATGCTCCGCCGATTCTTTCTGGCGTGCTTGCAGGGCTGGACCCGGACATCACGTTTTTGCACCTGATTGAGGAGACGGCCCGTTTCTGCGGCGAGGCCGCACCAGGTGCTACCCGGATCGGCGTGCTTGCGACAACCGGCACGTATGCGACGGGCCTCTATCAGGATGCCCTGTCGCAAGCAGGGCTCACGGCCATCATTCCCGACCCGGCCATCCAGCGCGACGTCGTGCAGAAAGCCCTGTACGATCGGGAGTTCGGCATCAAGAGTCAGAGCAACCCGGTCACCGAGGACGCCATCGAACTGCTGGCGCACGCGACCGAGCACCTGATTGAAGGTGGCGCCCAGGCAGTGATTCTTGGTTGCACGGAGATCCCGCTGGCCATCCAGACACGCACGTTCGCAGGCCTCCCGGTTGTCGACTCCACGATCGCGCTGGCCCGGGCCCTGATTCGTGAGTCGGACCCTGCCCGCCTCAAACCCTGGACCTGA